The Molothrus ater isolate BHLD 08-10-18 breed brown headed cowbird chromosome 18, BPBGC_Mater_1.1, whole genome shotgun sequence genome window below encodes:
- the CORO1C gene encoding coronin-1C: MRRVVRQSKFRHVFGQAVKNDQCYDDIRVSRVTWDSSFCAVNPRFVAIIVDASGGGAFLVLPLHKTGRIDKSYPTVCGHTGPVLDIDWCPHNDQVIASGSEDCTVMVWQIPENGLTLSLTEPVVVLEGHSKRVGIVAWHPTARNVLLSAGCDNAIIIWNVGTGEALINLDDMHVDMIYNVSWNRNGSLICTASKDKKVRVIDPRKQEIVAEKEKTHEGARPMRAIFLADGNIFTTGFSRMSERQLALWNPKNMEEPIALHEMDTSNGVLLPFYDPDTNIIYLCGKGDSSIRYFEITDESPYVHYLNTFSSKEPQRGMGFMPKRGLDVNKCEIARFFKLHERKCEPIIMTVPRKSDLFQDDLYPDTAGPEAALEAEEWFEGKNADPLLISLKHGYIPGKNRDLKVVKKNILDNKPAGNKKSDLINAPKKAADASNSQNDAKLDEILKELKSIKDTISSQDERISKLEQQMAKIAD; this comes from the exons ATGAGGCGGGTGGTACGACAGAGCAAATTCCGGCACGTCTTTGGCCAGGCGGTGAAGAACGACCAGTGCTACGACGACATCCGCGTGTCCCGCGTCACCTGGGACAGCTCCTTCTGCGCCGTCAACCCCCGCTTCGTGGCCATCATCGTGGATGCCAGCGGCGGGGGAGCCttcctggtgctgcctctgcaCAAG ACAGGCAGGATTGACAAGTCCTACCCCACAGTGTGTGGCCACACGGGGCCGGTGCTGGACATCGATTGGTGTCCCCACAATGACCAGGTCATCGCCAGCGGCTCCGAGGACTGCACTGTCATG GTGTGGCAGATACCCGAGAACGGGCTCACCCTGTCCCTGACAGAGCCCGTGGTGGTGCTAGAAGGGCATTCCAAGAGAGTTGGCATCGTGGCCTGGCACCCGACGGCGCGGAACGTGCTGCTCAGCGCAG GCTGTGACAATGCCATCATCATCTGGAATGTGGGAACAGGAGAAGCCCTCATCAACCTGGATGACATGCACGTGGACATGATCTACAACGTGAGCTGGAATCGCAACGGCAGCCTCATCTGCACAGCTTCCAAAGACAAAAAAGTCCGAGTTATTGACCCCAGGAAACAAGAAATTGTTGCT gagaaggagaaaaccCACGAGGGAGCCCGGCCCATGCGAGCCATTTTCCTGGCAGACGGGAACATCTTCACCACCGGCTTCAGCCGCATGAGCGAGCGGCAGCTGGCCCTGTGGAACCCG aaaaacatGGAGGAGCCAATAGCCCTTCACGAGATGGACACCAGCAACGGGGTCCTGCTGCCCTTCTACGACCCAGACACCAACATCATTTACCTGTGTGGGAAG ggtgacagcagcaTCCGCTACTTCGAGATCACGGATGAGTCCCCGTACGTTCACTACCTCAACACCTTCAGCAGCAAAGAGCCGCAGAGGGGCATGGGGTTCATGCCAAAGAGGGGCCTTGATGTCAACAAGTGTGAGATTGCCAG GTTCTTCAAGCTCCACGAGAGGAAGTGTGAGCCCATCATCATGACGGTTCCCCGCAAG TCTGACCTCTTCCAGGATGACCTGTACCCAGACACAGCCGGcccagaagcagctctggaagcagAGGAGTGGTTTGAGGGGAAGAACGCTGATCCGCTCCTCATCTCCTTGAAGCACGGGTACATTCCAGGCAAAAACAGGGATCTCAAGGTGGTCAAGAAGAACATACTGGACAACAAACCTGCTGGGAACAAGAAGAGTGATCTCATAAACGCTCCAAAGAAAGCAGCGGATGCCTCAAACTCC CAAAACGACGCCAAATTGGACGAGATTTTGAAGGAGCTGAAATCCATCAAGGACACGATCTCCAGCCAGGACGAGCGCATCtccaagctggagcagcagatggcCAAGATCGCGGACTGA
- the LOC118692863 gene encoding uncharacterized protein LOC118692863: MEASTWQYRGYLRDDTSKARGRDCPASRGDSAGTCEDYPLLQLSQESLGHSRERGDRPDLRSDTAGLAKRSEMSSSGQRGQRGPAGELCLEEHPVSKGCRRGREGEAPPKVYELEVVPRRVGTGRTVRPVVYRLEESEYQRLIQEAETEPEEEWEEAEDTLPLIQEGYAGDGKVASPSLSRLNSLERVLRRQMSRSDSESSVEGRQATKLSPKGPSEGNKPTVPVRSDSFELMDYILQSKQDAGTPVSYIPRDSSRDSLRQARSFAPQPDGALELCQNGQAGEEDPARKPEPEQQVVKSLERMVPAVTNYHPSVARDTGKLSRQSSSQLPDSREQLGGEADELDSYIPKRTPPAPPVRTHSKECLALSMSKAVALTEALLEPLGDEAKAGREQRAAAGTELLPGGRTAGGGGSEEPERKGRQSQEDENVLKVADAKKTFEKPKASEGTAAAPAPKKAPLVQPDPRQQREKQKEMAKEFQSA; the protein is encoded by the exons ATGGAAGCCTCCACCTGGCAGTACCGTGGATATTTACGGGATGACACAAGTAAGGCGAGGGGGAGAGACTGCCCAGCTTCCCGGGGAGACTCTGCAGGCACCTGTGAGGATTatccactgctgcagctcagccaggagagcctgggACACAGCCGGGAGCGGGGGGACCGCCCCGACCTCCGCAGTGACACCGCAGGCCTTGCCAAGAGGTCAGAGATGAGCAGCAGCGGGCAGAGAGGGCAGCGGGGGCCGGcaggggagctgtgcctggaagAACATCCCGTGTCCAAAGGGTGCCGGAGAGGGCGGGAGGGAGAAGCCCCTCCAAAGGTGTACGAGCTGGAGGTGGTGCCCAGGCGGGTGGGCACGGGCAGGACGGTGAGGCCGGTGGTCTACAGGCTGGAGGAGAGCGAGTACCAGCGCCTCATCCAGGAGGCAGAAACGGAACCTGAGGAGGAatgggaagaggcagaggaCACGCTACCCTTGATTCAGGAGGGGTATGCAGGGGATGGGAAGGTGGCGAGCCCGAGCCTCAGCAGGCTCAACTCCTTGGAAAGAGTCCTGAGGAGGCAGATGAGCCGCTCGGACTCAGAAAGCAGCGTGGAGGGCAGGCAAGCGACCAAACTGAGCCCCAAGGGCCCCTCGGAGGGGAACAAGCCGACCGTGCCCGTCAGGTCCGACAGCTTCGAGCTCATGGATTACATCCTGCAAAGCAAGCAGGACGCAGGCACACCTGTCTCCTacatccccagggacagcagcagggacagcctgagGCAGGCACGGAGCTTCGCCCCCCAGCCCGATGGAGCACTTGAGCTGTGTCAGAACGGCCAGGCCGGTGAGGAGGATCCAGCCAGGAAGCCCgagccagagcagcaggtaGTGAAGAGCCTCGAGAGAATGGTCCCTGCGGTCACAAATTATCATCCCTCGGTGGCCAGAGACACCGGGAAGCTTTcaagacagagcagcagccagctcccggacagcagggagcagctcgGAGGTGAAGCCGATGAACTCGATTCCTACATCCCGAAAAGAacccccccggccccccctgTCAGGACCCACAGCAAGGAGTGCCTGGCTCTGAGTATGAGCAAGGCTGTGGCGCTGACGGAGGCGCTGCTGGAGCCCCTCGGCGATGAGGccaaggctggcagggagcagcgggcagcggcgggcacggagctgctccctggaggCAGGACTGCGGGAGGAGGGGGCTCGGAGGAGCCGGAGCGGAAGGGGAGGCAGAGTCAGGAGGATGAGAATGTGCTTAAAGTTGCCGATGCCAAGAAAACCTTCGAAAAGCCCAAGGCGTCGGAGGGGACGGCAGCAGCACCAGCGCCCAAAAAAG CACCTTTGGTCCAACCTGATCCTagacagcagagagagaaacagaaggagATGGCAAAAGAATTCCAAAGTGCTTGA